The following are from one region of the Macaca thibetana thibetana isolate TM-01 chromosome 2, ASM2454274v1, whole genome shotgun sequence genome:
- the FAIM gene encoding fas apoptotic inhibitory molecule 1 isoform X4 — translation MLLPFIRTLPLLYYNHLLVSPDSPTLSPPYSLEKMTDLVAVWDVALSDGVHKIEFEHGTTSGKRVVYVDGKEEIRKDWMFKLVGRETFCIGAAKTKATINIDAISGFAYEYTLEINGKSLKKYMENRSKTTNTWVLHMDGENFRIVLEKDTMDVWCNGKKLETAGEFVDDGTETHFSLGNHDCYIKAVSSGKRKEGIIHTLIVDNREIPEIAS, via the exons ATGCTGCTTCCCTTTATAAGGACACTCCCATTGTTGTACTATAATCATCTCTTGGTCTCTCCAGACTCCCCCACTCTGAG cCCTCCTTACAGTCTAGAAAAAATGACAGACCTCGTAGCTGTCTGGGATGTTGCTTTAAGTGACGGAGTCCACAAGATTGAATTTGAACATGGGACTACATCAGGCAAACGAGTAGTATATGTAGATGGAAAG GAAGAGATAAGGAAAGATTGGATGTTCAAATTAGTGGGCAGAGAAACATTCTGTATTGGAGCTGCGAAGACAAAAGCGACCATAAATATAGATGCTATCAGTGGTTTTGCTTATGAATATACTCTGGAAATTAATGGGAAGAGTCTTAAGAAGTATATGGAGAACAGATCAAAAACCACCAATACTTGGGTATTACACATGGATGGTGAGAACTTTAGAATTGTTTTGG aaaaagacacTATGGACGTATGGTGCAATGGTAAAAAACTGGAGACAGCA GGTGAGTTTGTAGATGATGGGACTGAAACTCACTTCAGTCTCGGGAACCACGACTGTTACATAAAGGCTGTCAGTAGTGGGAAGCGGAAAGAAGGGATTATTCATACTCTCATTGTGGATAATAGAGAAATCCCAGAGATTGCAAGTTAA
- the FAIM gene encoding fas apoptotic inhibitory molecule 1 isoform X2, which produces MASGDDSPIFEDDESPPYSLEKMTDLVAVWDVALSDGVHKIEFEHGTTSGKRVVYVDGKEEIRKDWMFKLVGRETFCIGAAKTKATINIDAISGFAYEYTLEINGKSLKKYMENRSKTTNTWVLHMDGENFRIVLEKDTMDVWCNGKKLETASFFQGSILKMGTGTHCTQGRACGIQHTSHKEPLATSFPELGKGFSP; this is translated from the exons ATGGCATCTGGAGATGACAGTCCTATCTTTGAAGATGATGAAAG cCCTCCTTACAGTCTAGAAAAAATGACAGACCTCGTAGCTGTCTGGGATGTTGCTTTAAGTGACGGAGTCCACAAGATTGAATTTGAACATGGGACTACATCAGGCAAACGAGTAGTATATGTAGATGGAAAG GAAGAGATAAGGAAAGATTGGATGTTCAAATTAGTGGGCAGAGAAACATTCTGTATTGGAGCTGCGAAGACAAAAGCGACCATAAATATAGATGCTATCAGTGGTTTTGCTTATGAATATACTCTGGAAATTAATGGGAAGAGTCTTAAGAAGTATATGGAGAACAGATCAAAAACCACCAATACTTGGGTATTACACATGGATGGTGAGAACTTTAGAATTGTTTTGG aaaaagacacTATGGACGTATGGTGCAATGGTAAAAAACTGGAGACAGCA TCTTTTTTTCAAGGCTCAATATTAAAAATGGGGACAGGAACACACTGCACCCAAGGACGTGCTTGTGGTATTCAGCACACCTCCCATAAGGAGCCACTGGCCACATCCTTCCCAGAGCTGGGAAAAGGCTTCTCTCCCTGA
- the FAIM gene encoding fas apoptotic inhibitory molecule 1 isoform X1 encodes MASGDDSPIFEDDESPPYSLEKMTDLVAVWDVALSDGVHKIEFEHGTTSGKRVVYVDGKEEIRKDWMFKLVGRETFCIGAAKTKATINIDAISGFAYEYTLEINGKSLKKYMENRSKTTNTWVLHMDGENFRIVLEKDTMDVWCNGKKLETAGEFVDDGTETHFSLGNHDCYIKAVSSGKRKEGIIHTLIVDNREIPEIAS; translated from the exons ATGGCATCTGGAGATGACAGTCCTATCTTTGAAGATGATGAAAG cCCTCCTTACAGTCTAGAAAAAATGACAGACCTCGTAGCTGTCTGGGATGTTGCTTTAAGTGACGGAGTCCACAAGATTGAATTTGAACATGGGACTACATCAGGCAAACGAGTAGTATATGTAGATGGAAAG GAAGAGATAAGGAAAGATTGGATGTTCAAATTAGTGGGCAGAGAAACATTCTGTATTGGAGCTGCGAAGACAAAAGCGACCATAAATATAGATGCTATCAGTGGTTTTGCTTATGAATATACTCTGGAAATTAATGGGAAGAGTCTTAAGAAGTATATGGAGAACAGATCAAAAACCACCAATACTTGGGTATTACACATGGATGGTGAGAACTTTAGAATTGTTTTGG aaaaagacacTATGGACGTATGGTGCAATGGTAAAAAACTGGAGACAGCA GGTGAGTTTGTAGATGATGGGACTGAAACTCACTTCAGTCTCGGGAACCACGACTGTTACATAAAGGCTGTCAGTAGTGGGAAGCGGAAAGAAGGGATTATTCATACTCTCATTGTGGATAATAGAGAAATCCCAGAGATTGCAAGTTAA
- the FAIM gene encoding fas apoptotic inhibitory molecule 1 isoform X3, translating to MTDLVAVWDVALSDGVHKIEFEHGTTSGKRVVYVDGKEEIRKDWMFKLVGRETFCIGAAKTKATINIDAISGFAYEYTLEINGKSLKKYMENRSKTTNTWVLHMDGENFRIVLEKDTMDVWCNGKKLETAGEFVDDGTETHFSLGNHDCYIKAVSSGKRKEGIIHTLIVDNREIPEIAS from the exons ATGACAGACCTCGTAGCTGTCTGGGATGTTGCTTTAAGTGACGGAGTCCACAAGATTGAATTTGAACATGGGACTACATCAGGCAAACGAGTAGTATATGTAGATGGAAAG GAAGAGATAAGGAAAGATTGGATGTTCAAATTAGTGGGCAGAGAAACATTCTGTATTGGAGCTGCGAAGACAAAAGCGACCATAAATATAGATGCTATCAGTGGTTTTGCTTATGAATATACTCTGGAAATTAATGGGAAGAGTCTTAAGAAGTATATGGAGAACAGATCAAAAACCACCAATACTTGGGTATTACACATGGATGGTGAGAACTTTAGAATTGTTTTGG aaaaagacacTATGGACGTATGGTGCAATGGTAAAAAACTGGAGACAGCA GGTGAGTTTGTAGATGATGGGACTGAAACTCACTTCAGTCTCGGGAACCACGACTGTTACATAAAGGCTGTCAGTAGTGGGAAGCGGAAAGAAGGGATTATTCATACTCTCATTGTGGATAATAGAGAAATCCCAGAGATTGCAAGTTAA